From the Kineococcus rhizosphaerae genome, one window contains:
- a CDS encoding LysR family transcriptional regulator has translation MTLRRLEYFVAVAEQRSFSAAARTLHTAQPPLSTQVRALERELGAELFDRTGRTPELSPAGRALLPEARRILAAYDRLATTAQRARDGSVGRLRLGLVPSATAGRLPAVLRRLRVDLPGLEVSLVEGRPPELLRRLDLDDLDVVLLYTVVDGPALASRVLATEPLVLAVPPGHRFAAQPAVAVADLEREPLVLPARHGDDGLRERTSALLAGVHVRVVQDDLWMVQTMVALVAAGLGCAVVPASSAHVGPAEVEHRPFADARTGLDLVASWREDRDHPPVARFLAAWGAAG, from the coding sequence GTGACCCTGCGCCGCTTGGAGTACTTCGTCGCCGTCGCCGAGCAGCGATCGTTCTCGGCCGCCGCGCGCACCCTGCACACGGCCCAGCCGCCGCTGTCGACGCAGGTGCGGGCCCTGGAGCGCGAGCTGGGGGCCGAGCTGTTCGACCGCACGGGCCGCACCCCGGAGCTGAGCCCCGCGGGCCGGGCGCTGCTGCCGGAGGCCCGCCGGATCCTGGCCGCCTACGACCGGCTCGCGACGACGGCGCAGCGGGCCCGCGACGGCAGCGTCGGGCGGCTGCGGCTCGGGCTGGTGCCCTCGGCCACGGCGGGGCGGCTGCCGGCGGTCCTGCGCCGCCTGCGCGTGGACCTGCCCGGTCTGGAGGTCTCCCTCGTCGAGGGCCGCCCCCCGGAGCTGCTGCGCCGCCTCGACCTCGACGACCTCGACGTCGTGCTCCTCTACACCGTGGTCGACGGCCCGGCCCTGGCCTCCCGCGTCCTGGCCACCGAGCCCCTCGTGCTGGCCGTCCCGCCCGGGCACCGGTTCGCCGCGCAACCCGCGGTGGCGGTCGCCGACCTGGAGCGCGAACCGCTCGTGCTGCCGGCCCGGCACGGCGATGACGGCCTGCGCGAGCGCACGTCGGCCCTGCTGGCGGGGGTCCACGTGCGGGTCGTGCAGGACGACCTGTGGATGGTGCAGACGATGGTCGCGCTGGTCGCGGCGGGACTGGGCTGCGCCGTCGTCCCGGCCTCCAGCGCGCACGTCGGCCCCGCCGAGGTCGAGCACCGGCCCTTCGCCGACGCCCGCACCGGGCTCGACCTCGTCGCGTCCTGGCGCGAGGACCGCGACCACCCGCCCGTCGCGCGCTTCCTCGCCGCGTGGGGGGCGGCCGGGTGA